Proteins encoded within one genomic window of Mesomycoplasma neurolyticum:
- a CDS encoding restriction endonuclease subunit S has protein sequence MQWCKRNKGIYDIYSSKTIDEKPITKINEYDFEDYYITIAGSGANCGKFFYRKGKFSIMQSVWLIVNNQTLSLTNIFIFYLEIKKDERFGKRISA, from the coding sequence ATGCAATGATGTAAACGAAATAAAGGTATTTATGACATATATTCTTCTAAAACCATTGACGAAAAACCAATAACTAAAATTAATGAATATGATTTTGAAGATTATTATATAACAATTGCTGGTAGTGGAGCTAATTGTGGAAAATTTTTTTATAGAAAAGGCAAATTTTCTATAATGCAAAGTGTTTGATTAATAGTAAACAATCAAACATTATCACTAACAAATATCTTTATTTTTTACTTGGAAATAAAAAAAGATGAGCGTTTTGGTAAGAGAATAAGTGCATAA
- a CDS encoding DHH family phosphoesterase → MDNYHLLSTVMVQEDFFKYQITAVNLLEEISSKMNFSYKQYANGKFLLITNYENFAKFRTKNFDTFKEIETKLSNYKVANQPITFSIGFAYGTDEILKLNQLAKDALLFSKTRGGNQVTVFKYGNKPIVYGSNMEIEPSISRSELNYVSKNLLNRLKKPEIKNIIIYGHKFSDLDALGSAYGLGHFLVNYSKYKYKQKKNFYIQNSTFDTTTEMFIRANINFFPDKIFIKPSVAKKMTDENTIVIMVDTADRKRIENEDAFAKTKPENVFIFDHHRIGDQNLEFISSGNEYIDTTTSSTSEIVTDIINLYTTSEVKFIDSFIAQMLLNGIYMDTKQFSKSTSTKTLMQQHF, encoded by the coding sequence ATTGATAATTATCATTTGTTATCAACTGTTATGGTTCAAGAAGATTTTTTCAAATATCAAATTACTGCAGTTAATTTGTTAGAAGAAATTTCAAGTAAAATGAATTTTTCATATAAACAGTATGCTAATGGTAAATTTTTACTAATAACAAATTATGAAAATTTTGCTAAATTTAGAACAAAAAATTTTGACACTTTTAAAGAAATCGAAACTAAATTATCAAATTACAAAGTTGCGAATCAACCCATAACTTTTTCAATAGGATTTGCTTATGGAACAGATGAAATTTTAAAATTAAATCAACTTGCAAAAGATGCTTTGCTTTTTTCAAAAACAAGAGGTGGTAACCAAGTTACAGTTTTTAAATATGGTAATAAACCGATTGTTTATGGTTCAAATATGGAAATTGAACCAAGTATTAGTAGAAGTGAACTTAATTATGTTTCTAAAAATTTATTAAATAGGCTTAAAAAACCAGAAATAAAAAATATTATTATTTATGGTCATAAGTTTTCAGATTTAGATGCATTAGGTTCTGCATATGGACTAGGTCATTTTTTAGTAAATTATTCTAAATATAAGTACAAGCAAAAGAAAAATTTTTATATTCAAAATTCTACTTTTGATACAACAACTGAAATGTTTATAAGAGCAAATATAAATTTCTTTCCTGATAAAATATTTATTAAACCATCAGTTGCTAAAAAAATGACTGATGAAAATACAATTGTAATTATGGTTGATACAGCAGATAGAAAAAGAATTGAAAATGAAGATGCTTTTGCTAAAACTAAACCGGAAAATGTCTTTATTTTTGATCACCATAGAATTGGTGATCAAAATCTTGAATTTATATCCAGTGGAAATGAATATATAGATACAACAACTTCTTCAACATCAGAGATAGTTACAGATATTATAAATTTATATACAACATCAGAAGTTAAATTTATTGACAGTTTTATAGCTCAAATGTTATTAAATGGTATTTATATGGATACAAAACAATTTTCTAAATCTACTTCTACTAAAACTTTGATGCAGCAGCATTTTTAA